ACCGTCACCGGACGCCTGGGCGAATGGATCACCCTCGCCGGCGTGAACCGCGAAACTCAAGCCGACAAACAGGGCCTGACCCGCAGCTACTCGACTCAAGGCCGGGACGACATGACGTTGCGAGTGAAAGTCGACACGCTGGACTAAAGCACCAAAAACTGACTGATTAGTCGTATTAGACGAAAGATGTAGTGCTTGAAAAAAAGCACTACAAAACGTTTGACGAGCCAAAAAAGCGAAGGCATGATGGCCTCGCTCCCGCTAATCAGAGGCCTTGGCAAGGGCCTTCGAAGCGATGCTCGCACCCATCCCCGCGAGCCGTTTCGTGTCTGTACCGCCCACAAGGTGTGTTTGACGAGGTTGCCGACTGGAACGAAGTTGTCCCGAGGGACGGAAGCGTAATTAGGTAACCCGGCTTTGCACTGTAGTTCGTATAAAGGCCCACGACGCCCGAATGCGCCCGCCAGTTCGCCTTTACCTGCTCACTTCCCCTCGAGCCCATCGTTCATCCCGTCGCCTGCCCCGCCGAACCCGACCTGACCACCTAAGCTTCTGGTCAGCGAGCGCAAGGAATTTTCCACCGCAGAACAACTTTTCATAAAGACGCGACGAGGTTTATCTCCATGGCACAGACACGCGAACAGCAAATTGCAGCCCTTGAAAAAGACTGGGCTGAAAACCCGCGCTGGAAAGGCGTGACTCGCAATTACTCCGCTGCTGACGTCGTCCGTCTGCGTGGCTCGGTTCAACCAGAGCACACCTTTGCAAAAATGGGCGCCGAAAAACTGTGGAACCTGGTCACCCAGGGTGCCAAGCCGTCCTTCCGCCCAGAGAAAGATTTCGTCAACTGCATGGGCGCCCTGACCGGCGGCCAGGCTGTTCAGCAGGTTAAAGCCGGCATCCAGGCGATCTACCTGTCGGGCTGGCAAGTCGCTGCGGACAACAACTCCGCCGAATCGATGTACCCGGACCAGTCGCTGTACCCGGTGGATTCGGTTCCGACCGTGGTCAAGCGCATCAACAACTCGTTCCGTCGCGCCGACCAGATCCAGTGGAAAGCCGGCAAGAACCCGGGCGACGAAGGCTACATCGACTACTTCGCGCCAATCGTGGCTGACGCCGAAGCCGGCTTCGGCGGCGTACTGAACGCCTACGAACTGATGAAGAGCATGATCGAAGCAGGCGCCGCCGGCGTTCACTTCGAAGACCAGTTGGCTTCCGTGAAGAAATGCGGCCACATGGGCGGCAAGGTTCTGGTTCCAACCCAGGAAGCCGTGCAGAAGCTGACCGCTGCTCGTCTGGCTGCCGACGTTGCCGGCGTACCAACCATTATCCTGGCCCGTACCGACGCCAACGCTGCCGACCTGCTGACCTCCGACTGCGACCCGTACGACCAGCCGTTCGTAACCGGCACCCGCACTCAGGAAGGCTTCTACAAGGTGCGTGCAGGTCTGGACCAGGCAATCGCCCGCGGCCTGGCCTACGCACCGTACGCCGACCTGATCTGGTGCGAAACCGCCAAGCCGGATCTGGACGAAGCCCGTCGCTTTGCTGAAGCGATCAAGAAGGAATACCCGGACCAACTGCTGTCGTACAACTGCTCGCCTTCCTTCAACTGGAAGAAAAACCTGGACGACGCGACCATCGCCAAGTTCCAGCGTGAACTGTCCGCCATGGGTTACAAGCACCAGTTCATCACCCTGGCCGGCATTCACAACATGTGGCACAGCATGTTCAACCTGGCGCACGACTACGCCCGCAACGACATGACTGCCTACGTGAAGCTGCAAGAGCAGGAATTCGCTGACGCCGCCAAGGGTTACACCTTCGTGGCTCACCAGCAGGAAGTGGGCACTGGCTACTTCGACGACATGACCACCGTGATCCAGGGCGGCTCGTCCTCGGTGACCGCGCTGACCGGTTCGACCGAAGAAGAACAGTTCCACTGATCGACTTCGCCTGAGCGAACGGCCTTTGCGGACCGTGTAGAAAGCTAACCGCATTGCCGAAAGACTGACGCCCCGACTGGTTCGGGGCGTTTTTTTTGCCTGCGGCTTTCGGAGCACCTCGAGGACGGCACAACCTGCGAGACAAAACATTGATCCAGAGCGCTATCCGCGTCACAAAAATCGGTTAAAACGTGCGCCGCCGCTACTTGCAGTAACGCGGATATAAGACAACTTCCCAACTGCCCAATCGCTAAACAGTTACAAAACCACTCCAAACGATATTAATTATCATTTAGCGGCAACTATGTTCGTTACATTTCCTACAAAACATAATTCGTGAAATCCCGGCTAATGCCCGCAACGCATGGGCTGCGGGGTCATAAAGGTGCGCTATGTCCTTATTCCAATAAATAATTTCGCTATAGGAATTTTACTTGCAGGGTGTTTAGCCATAAAATCAGCGCGATTGATTGCTGCGACATATCGTCACTGCCTTATTTCTTTATCAAGCTCAGAGACCTTTGCTCTCTGTTAAGGATTACCAGCATGCCCGAAGCGACAGGACTCATGGCCCACAACTGGGGCTTTGCCATTTTCCTTCTGGGTGTAGTCGGCCTGTGTGCCTTCATGCTCGGCGTCTCCAGCCTCCTCGGGTCAAAAGCCTGGGGCCGCAGCAAAAACGAACCGTTCGAGTCCGGCATGCTACCTACCGGTGGCGCCCGCTTGCGGCTCTCAGCCAAATTCTATCTGGTCGCGATGCTGTTCGTGATCTTCGATATCGAAGCCCTCTTTCTCTTTGCATGGTCTGTGTCCGTCCGCGAAAGCGGCTGGACCGGATTCGTCGAAGCTCTCGTTTTCATAGCAATTCTGTTGGCAGGTCTTGTCTACCTGTTCCGAGTGGGCGCCCTTGACTGGGCTCCGGAAGCTCGTCGCAAGCGGCAGGCGAAGCTGAAACAATGAGGCTTTGGCAATGCAATACAATCTCACCAGAATCGACCCCGATGCTCCTAACGAGCAGTATCCGATTGGCGAACGGGAAACCGTTTCCGATCCGTTAGAAGATCAAGTCCACAAAAACATTTTCATGGGCAAGCTGGAAGACGTGCTGAGTGGCGCGGTCAACTGGGGACGTAAGAACTCCCTGTGGCCGTACAACTTCGGTCTTTCGTGCTGCTACGTGGAAATGACCACGGCCTTCACGGCGCCCCACGACATCGCGCG
The sequence above is a segment of the Pseudomonas sp. HS6 genome. Coding sequences within it:
- the aceA gene encoding isocitrate lyase, translating into MAQTREQQIAALEKDWAENPRWKGVTRNYSAADVVRLRGSVQPEHTFAKMGAEKLWNLVTQGAKPSFRPEKDFVNCMGALTGGQAVQQVKAGIQAIYLSGWQVAADNNSAESMYPDQSLYPVDSVPTVVKRINNSFRRADQIQWKAGKNPGDEGYIDYFAPIVADAEAGFGGVLNAYELMKSMIEAGAAGVHFEDQLASVKKCGHMGGKVLVPTQEAVQKLTAARLAADVAGVPTIILARTDANAADLLTSDCDPYDQPFVTGTRTQEGFYKVRAGLDQAIARGLAYAPYADLIWCETAKPDLDEARRFAEAIKKEYPDQLLSYNCSPSFNWKKNLDDATIAKFQRELSAMGYKHQFITLAGIHNMWHSMFNLAHDYARNDMTAYVKLQEQEFADAAKGYTFVAHQQEVGTGYFDDMTTVIQGGSSSVTALTGSTEEEQFH
- a CDS encoding NADH-quinone oxidoreductase subunit A, with the protein product MPEATGLMAHNWGFAIFLLGVVGLCAFMLGVSSLLGSKAWGRSKNEPFESGMLPTGGARLRLSAKFYLVAMLFVIFDIEALFLFAWSVSVRESGWTGFVEALVFIAILLAGLVYLFRVGALDWAPEARRKRQAKLKQ